In a genomic window of Labeo rohita strain BAU-BD-2019 chromosome 20, IGBB_LRoh.1.0, whole genome shotgun sequence:
- the tmem151ba gene encoding transmembrane protein 151B: MSPAAPVTDSSAVDVLHEQTDAPREAQRPVKQSLSKSLCRDSHWKCLLLSLLMYCCIIAMTWCQVTKVTRLTFDSAFKGKSMLYHDSPCSNGYIYIPVAFLVMLYVVYLVECWHCYSRNELQFKVDLENVSERLQRMQQATPCIWWKAISYHYVRRTRQVTRYRNGDAYTTTQVYHERVNTHVAEAEFDYGNCGVKDISKHLTGLESFPVTKLRFTKCFSFANVESENSYLTQRARFFTENEGLDDYMEAREGMHLKNVEFKEYMLAFADPDRLPWYASQCSFWLAAAFTLSWPLRVLTEYRTAYVHYHVEKLFGFDYVAVTPLDERPFCRHIPRVNTIDSTELEWHIRSNQQLVPSYSEAVLMDLAQQSSCNTFSPRGIGAAGGNGFGGYRQNCERCHRSISSSSIFSRSALSICNSSSPRLPFSGSRFSLGRLYGSRRSCLWRSHSSSLNDPSCPTESTRCLAGQSANEESPPSPPAYQDALYFPVLIIHRNEGCVSHDHHSLHHNGSCVETSL; the protein is encoded by the exons ATGTCTCCGGCAGCTCCGGTAACGGACAGCAGTGCTGTTGATGTCCTCCACGAGCAGACGGACGCGCCGCGGGAAGCG CAACGACCTGTAAAGCAGTCACTGAGCAAGTCCCTGTGCCGCGACTCGCACTGGAAATGCCTCCTCCTGTCCCTGCTGATGTACTGCTGCATCATCGCCATGACCTGGTGCCAGGTCACGAAGGTCACACGCCTCACCTTCGACAGCGCTTTCAAGGGCAAGTCCATGCTGTATCACGACAGTCCCTGTTCCAACGGCTACATCTACATCCCGGTGGCCTTCCTCGTCATGCTCTACGTGGTTTACCTGGTGGAGTGTTGGCACTGCTACTCGCGCAACGAACTCCAGTTTAAAGTCGACCTGGAGAACGTCTCCGAACGCCTGCAGCGCATGCAACAAGCCACGCCGTGCATCTGGTGGAAGGCTATAAGCTATCATTACGTACGGCGGACGAGACAAGTAACGAGGTATCGCAACGGCGACGCTTACACGACCACGCAGGTTTACCACGAGCGTGTGAACACGCATGTCGCGGAGGCCGAGTTCGATTATGGTAACTGTGGGGTTAAAGACATCTCGAAACACCTCACCGGACTCGAGAGCTTTCCAGTGACCAAGCTGCGCTTCACTAAGTGCTTTAGTTTTGCCAACGTCGAGTCTGAGAACTCCTATTTGACGCAGAGAGCGCGGTTCTTCACCGAGAACGAAGGACTGGATGATTACATGGAAGCACGTGAAGGGATGCACTTAAAAAACGTAGAGTTTAAGGAATACATGCTTGCTTTTGCAGATCCGGATCGCTTGCCTTGGTACGCGTCGCAGTGTAGTTTCTGGTTGGCGGCGGCGTTCACTTTATCCTGGCCATTGCGGGTCCTAACGGAATACCGAACGGCATACGTTCACTATCATGTGGAGAAGCTTTTCGGTTTCGACTACGTCGCCGTTACGCCTCTGGACGAGCGTCCGTTTTGTCGCCACATCCCGCGGGTGAACACCATCGACAGCACGGAGCTCGAGTGGCACATTCGTTCTAACCAACAGCTCGTTCCCAGTTACTCCGAAGCCGTGCTTATGGATCTGGCGCAGCAGTCCAGTTGCAACACGTTTTCACCGCGTGGGATTGGCGCGGCTGGTGGAAACGGATTCGGTGGATACCGGCAGAACTGCGAACGATGCCATCGCTCTATAAGCAGCTCGTCGATCTTCTCACGCAGCGCGTTGAGCATCTGCAACAGCAGCAGTCCTCGTTTGCCTTTCAGCGGCAGCCGGTTTTCGCTAGGCCGTCTGTATGGCTCACGCCGCAGCTGTCTTTGGCGAAGTCACAGTAGTAGCCTGAACGATCCCAGCTGTCCGACGGAAAGCACGCGGTGCCTGGCTGGTCAGTCGGCCAATGAGGAGAGCCCACCTTCGCCGCCGGCCTATCAGGACGCTCTATATTTTCCAGTACTGATTATTCACCGCAACGAAGGATGTGTCAGTCACGACCACCATTCGCTGCACCATAATGGATCCTGCGTGGAGACTTCGTTATAG
- the nfkbie gene encoding NF-kappa-B inhibitor epsilon, which produces MARSGGDKQGKLEFDESRIDSGIDSYKSISREHDGNLDSSEDKDKTCATDERLDSAYVSSSLTVDSLGDFIEKCSISECESTTDCEYTEEEVNFLTTVTEDGDTILHLAIIHEEEGFAHQLIDLFPPELMDIQNNLYQTPLHLATYLNQPTIVKGLVEKRVSLELQDQEGNTPLHVACEHGFWECANEMIHNTSPSKLTNVLEAQNWRGLTCLHVATLRKHHRLVRLLMKNSVDLNIQEGTSGKTALHMAVELHDMPAVNLLLNKGANVDATMFNGCTALHLAVGRQDAAIANLLCQAGADKMIRNMEDETALDLADGNDDILALFPFDDIQIMGRTVMNFS; this is translated from the exons ATGGCGCGAAGCGGGGGTGACAAACAAGGCAAACTCGAATTCGACGAAAGTCGGATTGACTCCGGAATCGACTCGTACAAATCGATATCCAGAGAACACGACGGGAATTTAGACAGCTCGGAGGATAAAGATAAAACCTGCGCTACAGATGAGAGACTGGACTCTGCTTATGTCTCTTCATCGCTTACGGTGGACAGTTTGGGGGATTTTATCGAGAAGTGCAGCATTTCTGAATGTGAAAGCACGACGGACTGTGAATACACTGAGGAGGAAGTGAATTTCTTAACCACTGTTACAGAGGATGGAGACAC gaTTCTTCATTTGGCCATAATTCATGAAGAAGAAGGTTTTGCACATCAGTTGATAGACCTGTTTCCTCCAGAGCTGATGGATATTCAGAACAACTTGTATCAG ACGCCGTTGCATCTGGCCACGTACCTGAACCAGCCCACCATAGTGAAGGGCCTCGTAGAAAAGAGGGTCTCACTGGAGCTCCAGGACCAGGAAGGAAACACCCCTCTCCATGTGGCGTGTGAGCACGGATTCTGGGAATGTGCCAATGAGATGATCCACAACACCTCGCCCAGCAAACTCACCAACGTGCTGGAAGCACAGAACTGGAGAG GTCTCACGTGTCTCCATGTGGCCACGCTGCGCAAGCATCATCGTCTCGTGCGGCTGCTGATGAAGAACAGCGTGGATCTGAACATCCAG GAGGGGACGAGCGGGAAGACGGCGTTACATATGGCGGTGGAGCTGCACGACATGCCGGCCGTGAACCTGCTGCTAAACAAAGGGGCGAATGTGGACGCCACCATGTTCAACGGCTGCACCGCGCTGCATCTGGCCGTGGGCCGACAGGACGCTGCCATCGCCAACCTCCTGTGCCAGGCTGGAGCCGACAAGATGATCAGAAACATGGAGGACGAAACGGCCCTGGATCTAGCTGATGGCAATGATGAT